From bacterium, one genomic window encodes:
- a CDS encoding helix-turn-helix domain-containing protein, with the protein MAYYGLPPMQVIGWLHRREAQKRAEEILSECCHRLALGKKSLGKSGREWIARRRWKEDPDEMKRAIYFAALAARDGTVEAAHFPPRCVKDHEAHVKASFEQMSLEQVVGQKVCHFFERLGDVEVNSVHRIVIEQVERPLIERCLAWADGNQLKAARVLGINRNTLRKKIRELGVKI; encoded by the coding sequence GTGGCCTACTATGGATTGCCTCCCATGCAGGTCATAGGGTGGCTACATAGGCGCGAGGCGCAGAAGAGGGCCGAGGAGATTCTCTCCGAGTGCTGTCATAGACTTGCCCTCGGCAAGAAGAGCTTGGGCAAGAGCGGGAGGGAGTGGATCGCAAGGCGCCGTTGGAAAGAGGACCCTGATGAGATGAAGAGGGCGATCTACTTCGCGGCGCTGGCTGCGAGGGACGGCACAGTGGAGGCGGCGCACTTCCCGCCGCGCTGTGTTAAGGACCACGAGGCCCATGTGAAGGCGAGCTTCGAACAGATGTCTCTGGAGCAGGTGGTGGGACAGAAGGTATGCCACTTCTTCGAGAGGCTCGGCGACGTCGAGGTGAACTCGGTTCATCGCATCGTGATCGAGCAGGTGGAGAGGCCGCTCATCGAACGCTGCCTTGCGTGGGCTGATGGCAATCAGCTCAAGGCTGCGCGCGTGCTCGGCATCAACCGGAACACGCTGAGAAAGAAGATCAGGGAACTGGGCGTCAAGATATGA
- the thiE gene encoding thiamine phosphate synthase, with translation MNSAKDQIKGLYAIADSAFCPDGSLPALVRGFLDGGCKTVQLRMKGTDEVACSRMAMQNAVEIMKLKSGYDFTFIVNDHVDVALETGADGVHVGEFDEPVRSIKERAPGLVVGYSSHSIDEARRAAAAGADYVAFGAIYPTRTKGPGHPVQGIGRLRELVQSVRVPVVAIGGIGRANIDEALSTGVRSVAMISAISQAPDVTAETAWFVKRMKDL, from the coding sequence ATGAACTCCGCCAAGGATCAAATCAAAGGGCTGTACGCGATAGCGGACAGCGCGTTCTGTCCGGACGGCTCGCTGCCTGCGCTCGTGCGCGGATTTCTCGATGGCGGATGCAAAACAGTGCAGCTTCGGATGAAGGGGACGGACGAAGTCGCTTGCTCTCGGATGGCGATGCAGAATGCGGTCGAGATCATGAAGCTCAAGTCCGGGTACGACTTCACGTTCATCGTCAACGACCATGTCGACGTGGCGCTTGAGACGGGCGCGGACGGCGTGCACGTGGGCGAATTCGACGAGCCCGTGCGCTCCATCAAGGAGAGGGCGCCGGGGCTCGTGGTCGGGTATTCATCGCACTCGATCGATGAGGCAAGGCGGGCTGCGGCCGCGGGCGCGGACTATGTCGCGTTCGGGGCGATCTACCCCACGCGCACCAAGGGCCCCGGCCACCCGGTGCAGGGGATCGGCCGACTCAGGGAACTCGTGCAATCGGTCCGCGTCCCCGTCGTCGCGATCGGCGGCATAGGCCGCGCGAACATCGACGAGGCGCTTTCCACCGGCGTGCGCTCGGTGGCGATGATCAGCGCTATCTCTCAGGCGCCGGATGTGACGGCTGAAACCGCATGGTTCGTGAAAAGGATGAAGGATTTATGA
- the thiD gene encoding bifunctional hydroxymethylpyrimidine kinase/phosphomethylpyrimidine kinase: protein MTSKRTVLAIGGSDPSGGAGVQADLKTLADLGIDAISAITAITAQDDERVLSIHPTPADVLTQQLATACAGREIAAIKIGMVATKSNVRALAWFLRGMDVQNIVIDPVLHSSSGSALLDGDALPLFKQQLLPLATVITPNIPESSALAGMQVTSLDAMRKAAESIHQGVLKMRDKIHKPLAIVVKGGHLSGDAIDVLFDGEKYHSFSAPRIEGKSPRGTGCRFASAIAANLAKGEALTSAVSRAKEYMAWYIEKAL from the coding sequence ATGACATCGAAGCGGACAGTCCTTGCTATCGGCGGCTCGGATCCATCGGGCGGCGCAGGCGTGCAGGCGGACCTCAAGACGCTCGCCGACCTTGGCATCGACGCCATCTCCGCGATCACCGCGATCACCGCCCAGGACGACGAGAGGGTGCTCTCCATCCATCCCACGCCGGCCGACGTTCTCACGCAGCAGCTCGCCACCGCGTGCGCCGGTCGCGAGATCGCGGCGATCAAGATCGGCATGGTCGCCACCAAATCCAACGTGCGTGCGCTCGCCTGGTTCTTGAGGGGGATGGATGTGCAGAACATCGTCATCGATCCGGTGCTCCACTCCTCGTCGGGATCCGCTCTTCTGGATGGGGACGCGCTGCCGCTCTTCAAACAGCAGCTGCTGCCGCTGGCGACCGTCATCACCCCGAATATTCCGGAGTCCTCCGCGCTCGCGGGCATGCAGGTGACGAGCCTCGACGCCATGCGCAAGGCCGCGGAGTCGATTCACCAGGGTGTGCTCAAGATGCGCGACAAGATCCACAAGCCGCTGGCGATCGTCGTCAAGGGGGGGCATCTCTCCGGCGATGCGATCGACGTGCTCTTCGACGGCGAGAAGTATCATTCCTTCTCGGCGCCGCGCATAGAGGGGAAGTCTCCGCGCGGGACCGGCTGCCGCTTCGCCTCCGCCATCGCCGCAAACCTGGCAAAGGGCGAGGCCTTGACCTCCGCGGTCAGCAGGGCGAAAGAATATATGGCTTGGTATATCGAGAAAGCCCTCTGA